A single Bacillota bacterium DNA region contains:
- the amrA gene encoding AmmeMemoRadiSam system protein A, with product MHSLLKIAQGAVETYVRRMEVIGPQNLFPEPGAAFVSLYLHGCLRGCMGTIEPTKPSLEEEVIANAISAATRDPRFPPVQVFELKDLKYSVDVLSPLEEVETIDQLDPAQYGVVVSYGALRGVLLPRLPGVDCPREQVRIAKEKAGIPPGVSYRLARFKVHRYSQ from the coding sequence GTGCATTCCCTATTGAAGATTGCCCAAGGGGCCGTGGAAACCTATGTCCGGAGGATGGAGGTTATCGGACCTCAGAACCTCTTTCCGGAACCGGGAGCGGCCTTTGTCTCCCTGTATTTGCATGGATGCCTGCGTGGCTGTATGGGGACTATCGAGCCCACGAAACCATCCTTGGAAGAAGAAGTCATCGCCAATGCCATCAGTGCCGCTACCAGGGATCCCCGTTTTCCTCCGGTGCAGGTGTTCGAGCTGAAGGACCTGAAGTATTCCGTCGATGTGCTGTCCCCCTTGGAAGAAGTTGAGACGATCGACCAGTTGGACCCCGCTCAGTACGGGGTGGTGGTCAGTTACGGTGCCTTACGAGGTGTTTTGTTACCCAGACTTCCAGGTGTGGACTGTCCCCGGGAACAGGTGCGGATCGCCAAAGAGAAGGCGGGGATCCCGCCGGGGGTTTCGTATCGCCTGGCGCGGTTTAAGGTTCACCGATACAGCCAGTGA
- the amrS gene encoding AmmeMemoRadiSam system radical SAM enzyme produces MDYVSRFQVARGDRVQCLLCPHLCLLASGQRGRCGGRENRTGQLISTNYGRVAALALDPIEKKPLYHFYPGTRILSLGPQGCNLRCLFCQNWQISQQETTTERTTPQDIVAMAQGMPGCIGLAFTYSEPLIWYDFVLDTASLAKEAGLKNVLVTNGFVNKGPLQELLAVVDGVNLDVKAFSNSFYEKYCGARLAPVLENAQLIAQRCHLELTYLIIPGLNDADGEITDFCRWVATALGRATPVHFTRYFPRYKLTIPPTPLSSLRRARRIGESLLDYVYLGNVGEEFPTHCPRCGGVVVERQNYQVQSRLVHGRCPDCGQAVARVES; encoded by the coding sequence ATGGATTATGTGAGTAGGTTTCAGGTTGCCCGGGGAGATCGGGTCCAGTGTCTGCTTTGTCCCCATCTTTGTTTGTTGGCGTCCGGACAGCGGGGACGGTGTGGGGGCAGGGAAAACCGGACGGGTCAGTTGATTTCTACCAATTACGGGCGCGTCGCGGCCTTGGCCCTGGATCCCATCGAGAAGAAACCTCTGTATCATTTCTATCCCGGTACTCGGATCCTTTCGTTGGGGCCCCAGGGTTGTAATCTCCGCTGTCTTTTTTGCCAAAACTGGCAGATTTCCCAGCAAGAGACGACAACGGAACGGACCACTCCCCAAGACATTGTGGCTATGGCCCAGGGAATGCCCGGTTGTATCGGACTGGCCTTTACCTACTCGGAACCGTTGATTTGGTACGATTTTGTCCTGGATACCGCAAGCCTTGCCAAGGAGGCAGGGCTGAAGAATGTTTTGGTGACCAATGGGTTTGTAAACAAGGGACCTCTGCAGGAACTGCTGGCGGTGGTGGACGGTGTGAATCTGGACGTGAAGGCCTTTTCTAACTCCTTCTATGAGAAGTACTGTGGTGCTAGACTAGCACCGGTGCTGGAAAATGCGCAGCTTATTGCCCAACGGTGCCACTTGGAACTTACTTATCTTATCATCCCCGGTCTAAATGACGCGGATGGGGAAATAACTGACTTTTGTCGGTGGGTGGCCACTGCCCTGGGCCGCGCTACACCGGTTCACTTTACCCGGTATTTCCCCCGTTATAAGTTGACGATTCCGCCCACGCCCCTATCCAGCCTAAGGAGGGCCCGCCGGATCGGGGAAAGCCTGTTGGACTATGTTTATCTGGGAAACGTGGGGGAGGAGTTCCCTACCCATTGCCCTCGGTGCGGGGGTGTGGTGGTTGAACGGCAGAATTACCAGGTACAAAGCCGCTTGGTCCATGGTCGGTGCCCCGATTGTGGCCAGGCCGTGGCAAGGGTAGAAAGCTAG
- the murA gene encoding UDP-N-acetylglucosamine 1-carboxyvinyltransferase encodes MALLRVVGGTPLEGEVVISGAKNSASVLLPACLLTSETCILDNVPEITDVQTLLDIMTQLGAKIEKQDDEVIVRANTIDEPVVPYELARKLRASSLFLGPLLARFKEAKVAMPGGCDIGSRSLDLHIKGLRALGAEITVEHGYLVGKATKLVGCEIYLDFPSVGATENLMMAASLAEGTTIIQNAAKEPEIVDLANFLTAIGARVRGAGTDVLRIDGAERLGGVRHTVIPDRIEAGTYLLAGLITGGRVTVCNVIPKHLEAVVAKLEETGAIFEVGEEEITCYTRGKLKAVQVKTMPYPGFPTDLQPQLTALLMVCEGTGIVNERVFEDRFGHIDELRRLGGDIKTDGQTAVVNGGSPLMGAPVKAADLRMGAALVLAALAAEGESYIDGLWHIDRGYSRLEQKLAKIGANIARIDEGAQQFNMTG; translated from the coding sequence ATGGCTTTGCTACGGGTTGTAGGTGGTACGCCACTGGAAGGAGAAGTAGTGATCAGCGGGGCCAAGAACTCTGCGTCAGTACTTTTGCCTGCCTGTTTACTTACTTCTGAAACCTGCATCCTCGATAATGTACCGGAAATAACCGATGTGCAGACGCTACTGGACATCATGACCCAGCTGGGGGCAAAGATAGAAAAACAAGACGATGAAGTGATCGTCCGTGCCAACACCATCGATGAGCCGGTGGTGCCCTATGAGTTGGCGAGGAAGCTGCGGGCTTCAAGCCTTTTTCTCGGTCCCCTTTTGGCTCGCTTTAAAGAGGCTAAGGTAGCCATGCCCGGCGGATGCGATATTGGTTCTCGCAGTCTCGATCTTCATATCAAGGGTCTGCGGGCCTTGGGTGCAGAGATTACGGTGGAGCACGGTTACTTGGTTGGGAAGGCCACGAAGCTAGTGGGATGTGAGATTTACCTTGATTTCCCCAGTGTAGGGGCTACGGAGAACCTCATGATGGCGGCCAGCCTCGCCGAAGGAACCACCATCATCCAAAATGCCGCGAAGGAACCGGAGATCGTAGATTTGGCTAACTTTCTGACGGCCATTGGCGCCCGGGTGCGGGGAGCGGGGACCGATGTATTGCGTATCGACGGGGCGGAGCGGTTAGGTGGTGTCCGGCACACGGTGATCCCCGATCGCATTGAGGCGGGTACCTATCTTTTAGCGGGTCTCATCACCGGTGGCAGGGTGACTGTTTGCAATGTGATCCCGAAACACCTGGAGGCGGTGGTGGCTAAACTCGAGGAGACGGGAGCCATCTTTGAGGTGGGCGAGGAGGAGATCACCTGCTACACTAGGGGTAAGCTGAAGGCGGTCCAGGTGAAGACTATGCCCTATCCGGGTTTCCCCACGGACCTGCAGCCTCAGCTTACGGCCCTGCTCATGGTGTGTGAAGGGACAGGCATCGTGAATGAGCGGGTCTTTGAGGATCGCTTTGGGCATATAGATGAACTGAGACGCCTGGGTGGAGATATCAAGACCGACGGTCAGACCGCGGTAGTCAACGGCGGATCACCCCTTATGGGTGCACCGGTGAAGGCTGCGGATTTGAGAATGGGTGCCGCGTTGGTGTTGGCCGCGTTAGCAGCCGAAGGGGAGTCCTATATCGATGGCCTGTGGCACATTGATCGGGGCTATTCCCGTCTGGAACAGAAATTGGCCAAGATTGGCGCTAACATTGCACGGATCGATGAGGGAGCGCAGCAGTTCAACATGACGGGTTAA
- the rnhC gene encoding ribonuclease HIII, translated as MHSGVYPRLGTDESGKGDYFGYLVTAGVVLQDPQDEERLRELGVMDSKRITDKRALALAEEICRFLPHEIVEMSPAKYNELYPAFGNLNKLLAWMHARVIESLLTRCSCLLVVVDQFADEAVLRQSLMQKGKQVKVTQRTQAEADLAVAAASIVARARFLTNLEKLSELAGVKLPKGAVSVIEPAKEVVARRGQDFLTQVAKLHFRVTQAVLEG; from the coding sequence ATGCATAGTGGTGTCTATCCTCGTTTGGGGACTGATGAATCGGGTAAGGGCGACTATTTTGGCTACCTGGTGACGGCGGGGGTGGTGCTACAAGACCCTCAAGACGAAGAGCGCCTGCGGGAGCTGGGGGTTATGGATAGCAAGCGGATTACGGACAAACGGGCCTTGGCCCTGGCGGAGGAGATCTGCCGTTTTCTGCCCCATGAGATTGTAGAGATGTCCCCGGCGAAATATAACGAACTGTATCCGGCCTTCGGCAATTTGAATAAGCTTCTGGCCTGGATGCACGCCCGGGTGATTGAGAGTCTATTGACCCGTTGTTCCTGCCTGTTGGTTGTTGTCGACCAGTTTGCCGACGAGGCAGTGCTGCGGCAAAGCCTGATGCAAAAAGGGAAACAAGTGAAGGTCACCCAAAGGACCCAGGCTGAGGCGGACCTGGCGGTAGCCGCTGCCTCCATTGTAGCCCGGGCCCGCTTCTTGACCAATTTGGAGAAGCTTTCGGAGTTGGCGGGGGTTAAACTGCCCAAAGGGGCTGTTTCGGTGATCGAGCCGGCTAAAGAAGTGGTGGCCCGTAGGGGCCAGGACTTCCTGACCCAAGTTGCCAAGTTGCACTTTAGAGTTACCCAAGCGGTACTGGAAGGATGA
- a CDS encoding class I SAM-dependent methyltransferase produces the protein MNDHYFTQDPQVASDPREVKVKLRGEDYRFYTDRGVFSHREIDLGSRILIEEMDVARGKSILDLGCGYGPIGIVAARLAPEAQVFLVDVNHRAVELCKKNIIANGVPNAQALVSDGFGNLGDLRFDVILSNPPIRAGKRVVYPLISEAPGRMVPGGCLWIVVGKKQGAPSMTRFVEEVFGNCQVVQKKSGYWVLRAVKTS, from the coding sequence TTGAACGATCACTATTTCACCCAAGACCCTCAGGTGGCTTCGGACCCACGGGAAGTAAAGGTCAAGCTGCGGGGTGAGGACTACCGTTTTTACACCGATCGCGGGGTCTTCTCCCACCGGGAAATCGATCTTGGCAGTCGCATCTTGATCGAGGAAATGGATGTGGCCCGAGGCAAAAGCATCCTGGATCTCGGCTGTGGTTACGGGCCCATCGGGATCGTGGCCGCCAGGCTAGCCCCGGAGGCGCAGGTTTTCCTTGTGGATGTGAACCACCGGGCGGTGGAGCTATGCAAGAAGAATATCATTGCCAATGGTGTGCCCAATGCCCAGGCTTTGGTTAGTGATGGTTTTGGGAACCTTGGAGATCTGAGATTCGACGTCATCCTTTCCAATCCACCCATTCGCGCGGGGAAAAGGGTGGTTTACCCGCTGATTAGTGAGGCCCCTGGCCGAATGGTTCCCGGTGGCTGTTTGTGGATCGTGGTGGGCAAGAAGCAGGGAGCCCCCAGCATGACCCGCTTTGTCGAGGAGGTCTTCGGTAACTGCCAGGTAGTCCAGAAAAAATCCGGATATTGGGTGCTTCGGGCGGTGAAAACATCCTAA
- the amrB gene encoding AmmeMemoRadiSam system protein B: MGRTVFAALCPHAPVLMEEIGGRSQRRVQKTVQALNTLQERFAATRPDTVIVFSPHLRRTLEPVVLAETILEGHFGDFRHPDLSYSFEADTTFVQSLLSRVPLTQVYGSLDYATLVPLHFLCQGFSPKLVSLGITVPTQKQAQQLGESIAETIRDQGGDFALIASGDLSHRLFSHAPGGYHPDGPKFDELFLDLLSRGDVDGLWCLDEPLVRNAGQCALGPVWVLLACLRELFCRGEVLSYEGPFGVGYGVVDFLLKGGP; encoded by the coding sequence ATGGGCCGGACTGTGTTTGCCGCCCTATGTCCACATGCTCCTGTCCTGATGGAGGAGATCGGGGGCCGTAGCCAACGGCGAGTCCAGAAGACGGTACAGGCCCTGAATACCCTACAGGAGCGGTTTGCAGCGACTCGACCCGATACCGTCATCGTTTTTAGCCCGCATCTGCGGAGGACTTTGGAACCTGTAGTGTTGGCGGAAACCATACTTGAGGGCCATTTCGGTGATTTTCGCCACCCTGACCTTTCTTATTCCTTCGAAGCAGATACCACTTTTGTCCAATCCCTCCTAAGCCGCGTCCCGTTGACCCAGGTCTATGGCTCCCTGGATTATGCCACCTTGGTCCCTTTGCATTTTTTGTGCCAGGGGTTCTCCCCCAAGCTTGTCAGCCTGGGGATTACCGTGCCTACCCAAAAGCAGGCGCAGCAGCTGGGCGAAAGTATCGCCGAGACTATCCGGGACCAAGGGGGAGACTTCGCCCTGATCGCCAGCGGTGATCTATCCCATCGTCTGTTCTCCCATGCTCCGGGGGGATATCATCCCGACGGGCCGAAATTCGATGAGCTTTTCCTTGACCTGCTGTCCAGGGGCGATGTGGACGGACTTTGGTGTTTGGATGAACCTCTGGTAAGGAATGCCGGTCAATGTGCCCTGGGTCCCGTGTGGGTGCTGTTGGCTTGTCTGCGTGAGCTTTTCTGCCGAGGGGAAGTCCTCTCCTATGAAGGCCCCTTCGGAGTGGGGTACGGAGTGGTGGACTTTCTGCTGAAGGGAGGTCCCTAG
- a CDS encoding HD domain-containing protein: MVTRAWVSELKEGQKVAEFYALKDKRLMPFKQKEGNFLMAVLSDRTGDIRAVMWEGADKLEDSIEVGRVVYCVGRVESFRGEPQVVLESIQRTSDESVDAMVFLPSTQQDRQQMITQLKTLIHSITQPQLATLLKGFLLEDEKLFERFTLAPAAKSMHQAYIGGLLEHTLNVVALCESAAKIYPVVDRDLLVTGAILHDVGKVAEYAWSTVIDLTDAGKLLGHIVIGSRMVDEMIQTIGDFPRELALRLQHMIISHHGELEWGSPKQPQTLEACILHFADNMDAQCSKFQEILLDESKNPWTSYDQRLGRQLFVGESKGTGLGGAS, encoded by the coding sequence ATGGTGACGCGAGCATGGGTGAGTGAATTGAAGGAAGGCCAGAAGGTGGCCGAATTCTACGCACTGAAAGACAAGCGGCTGATGCCCTTCAAGCAGAAGGAGGGTAACTTCCTGATGGCGGTGCTCTCGGATCGAACCGGAGACATCCGTGCCGTCATGTGGGAAGGGGCGGACAAACTGGAGGACAGTATTGAGGTGGGTCGTGTGGTCTACTGTGTAGGCAGGGTGGAGTCCTTCCGGGGTGAGCCCCAGGTGGTCCTGGAGTCCATCCAAAGAACCTCCGACGAAAGCGTCGATGCCATGGTCTTTTTGCCGTCAACCCAGCAGGACCGCCAACAGATGATCACCCAGTTGAAGACCTTGATTCATAGCATCACTCAGCCTCAGCTGGCCACGTTGCTCAAAGGTTTTCTGCTGGAGGATGAGAAGCTGTTTGAACGGTTTACCCTGGCGCCCGCGGCCAAATCCATGCACCAGGCATATATTGGCGGTCTATTGGAACATACTCTGAATGTGGTGGCCCTGTGTGAGTCCGCGGCGAAGATTTACCCGGTGGTGGATCGGGATCTGTTGGTTACCGGAGCGATCTTGCACGACGTGGGCAAGGTGGCCGAGTATGCTTGGTCCACGGTGATTGATCTTACCGATGCCGGTAAACTGTTGGGGCATATCGTCATCGGCAGCCGCATGGTGGATGAGATGATCCAGACCATCGGGGACTTCCCCAGGGAGCTGGCTCTAAGATTGCAGCACATGATTATTAGCCATCACGGTGAGCTGGAATGGGGCTCTCCCAAACAACCCCAAACCTTGGAGGCCTGCATCTTACACTTTGCGGATAACATGGATGCCCAATGTAGCAAGTTCCAGGAGATCCTGCTGGATGAATCGAAGAATCCCTGGACCAGCTATGATCAGCGGCTTGGTCGGCAGTTGTTTGTGGGGGAGAGCAAAGGGACCGGTTTGGGGGGTGCCAGTTGA